Within the Oryctolagus cuniculus chromosome 19, mOryCun1.1, whole genome shotgun sequence genome, the region CTGCACCCCTATCCTACCTGGCTGCCCTCCCAGCAGGGAGGACGGGTCAGTAGCTCAGAACCCAGCAGCCCTGCAGCCTTGGGGGTCCCTTGCTCAGTGCACTGTCAGTCCAGCAGGAGGAGCAAGGCAAGGCTGGGCTGAGGGTGGCACTGGGGCCTGagcactggcccctgaccagGAGGGCGGCCAGCAGGACCGGTCAGCAGGATGGCGGTGATGACCACGGTGCCCGCACTCAGGGGCCCCAGGCagcctggagtgcctgggtgcctCCAGACCAGCCATGTCCCCCTGGGCTGGGGGAGACAGGCTTCTGGCAGACCGAGGCTGACCTAGCCCCTGTCCCCATCTATCCCCAGTCTCAGGAGTCCCCCCACCGCCCCAGCCCCTAGGATTTGCCCAGTGTGTCCAGATCTCACTGACCACTCTCTTTCCGCCACGGGTCCCCCACGGGTTCCCATCACCAGGAACTTTACCCTGAGCAGGAGACCAAGTCCCCTGGGGTCCCGAAACCCTCAGGCCCTGGTGCCCAGGCCAGGCTGTCCCCTGGGTTCCCAGGTCCTGGGGGGAGCAGCTTGGGGCAGGGAGGGCGCAGAAGCTAAAGGGCACAGCCTTAgtagggctggggctgtggcacagcaggttaagtcgccacctgtgacgctggcattccTTACCGGCATTAGTgcaaagtcccggctgctccacttctaacccaggtccctgctgatggcccggagaagcagcggaagacggcccaggtgcttggggccctggcacccacataggagacccagatgaagctcctggctcccagctctggcctcactcagccctggccattgtggccacttgctgatgcaagattctctctgtgtctttccctccctctctctctgcaactctgcctttcaaataaacagaacaaacagtgggggggggggagagggagggggggagatgagggggagagaaaggcctTAGAACCCAGCAGGAGGGgatcagctgtgtgacctcaggtgCACCCCTCACTCTCTGGGCCTCAGCGTCCCAATCTGGGAAATGGGCTGGGGTGCATTAGATCTCCATCATGGAACATGAGTGGGTCAAGCCCTTCGTGAGGGGAGACTGGGCCCAGGCTAGGAGGCCCCACCTGGGGGGTCACCTGTGTGGCCCAGATGGCCCACGGAGACCCCTACTCCAGCACAGTGGGAGAAATCACCTCTCTGGcccccactccctgcctcccctctcacTGGCAGAGCTGGAGCCTGAGTAGAGCCGCTAACCTGGAGGGACCCGAGtctggcagggtggggcaggggggtggTTGAAGCCCCTGGTGGTCCGGGAGCAGCAGGTGCCCTTGCCCACCCAGAGGCCTTGGCGCTGGCTGCTGGCCTGACCGCCGGGGTAGCACACCCAGCTGGCCATCAGCGTGCGGTGGAAGCCTCTCTCGGGGACgctggcaggtgcagggatgTCCTGTGTCCCTTGCTGGGGGGCTGAGGGGGGCACCATGGGTAAAATGGTGAGGGCCACAGGGCGGGCTCCACCCCCTTCCCACCAGGTCTGGCCGCCCTGCCCAGGCCAATTccccagtgcacctgccccagaCCACGCCCACCTGACCTCGCTCCTCCCAGCCTCACCTGGGGATGGGGGGAGGTGGGGACGAGGACCTGGTCTGGGGGCCAGAGGGGCCTTCGTGTCCAGCCTTGCTGCCCAGAGCTCAGACCCCACCCTCCCCCGACAGCACCTGCCACagcgcccccagcccacccccacatggagaggagcaggaaggtGGGTGGGCTtggtgctgcctcctgcagccccccTTCCACTCCAAAAGCCCAGGCCAGGGGGCCAGGGGAGCGGGGGACGGGGCTTCATCCCTTGGCCCTCAGCAGGTGGCAGGTGCCTACTATTTGCTTAATGAGGGAGAGCAGTGGCacagccagggtgggggagggagtgggggtggggttgtgTCTCCACCTTCCCACCAGTTTGGGATGGGGGGGGCAGTCATTGGGTGGCAGCTGTTGAGCCAGGGGCTGAGTCCTGGCCCTGAGTCCCACCGGGGACGTCCCACCTGCCTCCTACAGAGGAGTGCTACAGCGATTGTGCACCCGGGTCAGCCACCCCCCTGGGGGAcctagactggcccagccctggggcgaGCTGCAGGACGGGTGACCTGGGGGCTGTCTCCCCAGACCACCCAAaccccagcccccaacccccCCATCCGCAGGGGCCTCTGGAGTcagctggggaggtggggtgTCGTCTTCCTGCCTGAGCCACAGGGGCACCCTtgctccgcccccaccccactcacCCAGTCCCGTCCCCGGCTagacctggggcagcagcagctggaacCGTCAGTCCCTCTCGgagccccacagccaggcccagcttccGGGCTCGGCATTCGCACGGGGCTGGGGTTGGCTGCTTCCGGCCCCTCCCAGGTGCCCCTTCCTCCTAGGCAACCGGCTGGGGGCCCAGTCcgcaggcccagggagggggtCTAGGGACAGCAACCCCCTTCTGTCACCAAGCCGAGCccggacacccccaccccactccagagggccagggaggggccgccTGGGCCCCGCTGACCCTGTGAACTCTCTACGCCCTCCGAGCCCCAACTCTGTGATACGAAACTCCTTTTAGacaagtacaatttttaaaaagtttttttttttttttttttaaatttatttgaagggccggcgccgtggctcaataggctaatcctccaccttgcggcgccggcacaccgggttctagtcccggtcggggcgacggattctgtcccagttgcccctcttccaggccagctctctgctatggccagggagtgcagtggaggatggcccaggtgcttgggccctgcaccccatgggagaccaggaaaagcacctggatcctggctcctgccatcggatcagcgcggtgcgcctgctgcagcggtggccattggagggtgaaccaacggcaaaggaagacctttctctctgtctctctctctcactgtccactctgcctgtcaaaaaaaaaaaaatttatttgaaaaggagagttgcagagagagagagtgagcgagtgagagagagcttccatccgccgttcactcctcaaatgacccaacaactcgggttggaccaggctgggtctctcacgtggttggcaggggccaggtacctgggccatcggCAGGGAACTGGATACGAAGCAGGGGAGCCGGGACGGAAttggcactcccatgtgggacaggGCACCGATCGGAGCGCTCCGACTAGTTGCTATAGAAATGTCTGTAACCATAGAAACGGGGAAGAACCAGAGAGCAGGCATCGGGCTCAAGTGCGTGTCCCACGGAGCTGAGATTCCTGGCACAACAGCGGGGACAGGGCGTAACCcacgtgctggggtgggggccgctGATGCAAACACTCCGGCGGCACCACCAGGCtgtggggcgggcgctgtggacgccagcatcccggagtgaggggctggggtcagctccctgctgacacagctgggaggctgcaggtgacggctgaacgaccctgggcccctgccacccactcgggagatccaggtggagtcccggccccagccattgcaggcagtgacggaagatctgtctctctctgtctctgtcactctgcctttcaaacaagtaaaaagtacAGGGTGCAGTTGTGCAGAGTAGAGAACACTGGACAGTGACGACAGGCGACTGTGTTACTGGCTTCTGGACGTACGATCTGCATTTTGCACCGTGGACCTTGGGTTCTATGACACTGTCCCCAGGGGCCTCGCTGGCTACAGAGGGGACATCCCCAGGCCCCCTTCCCCTGGGGACCAGCtgcacccaggcctggccacctgCTGAGCGTTCTGgactcctctccttcctctgccacccccagcacacccccccacacacgcaTCATGGCAGGGCAGCTCCCCAGTGCCctcggctcctcctcctccccccctcagCCCCACTAACTCCACCCTCCCTTCAAGACGTGGCTCAAGGAGGTagccacttgggactcccacatcccatatccggcggcctgggttcaagttctgcctccgtttccaattccggcttcctgctaatttgcatactgggaggcagctcaaATTGGTGGgtcccccgccacccacgtgggagaccccggatgaaactcctggctaccCCCTCCGCCCCCGCGTGACCCCTGGGGTCAGCAGGTTGCTCTGGGTTGCCCCGCCCCCTGGTCCTCCCGGCCACGCCTCTCACATGGACAGAGCAGTGAGCAGGGTCTCCGGGGGGTggctgaccagggctgggctggggggcttTTAACCACGTCCCGGGGGTCGTGGGCTCCACCGCCCTGTGCACTCCCAGGGGCGGGCTCCACCTGCAGAAAGGCACCCGAGACACCTGGGCTTGGGGGGTCTGCGAGGGGCTGGGGTCGCGGGAGAGGTCTGCAGGCACCAGGGAGTCCTGGGCTCCCCCGAGACGCGGCCCCGGGTGCCGAGCGCATtcagggccacagggaggagcCAGCCGATCCGCATTTATTCACGAGGGCCCGCGCCGGGCTCCTGAGGGAGCTGGGGACACTGGGTTCCGTCGCGGCGTGCGGCGGTGCAAGCCCGGGGGCCTCCGCTTCTCCAGGCCGGTGGTCCGCACCTCTGCAGGCCTGTGAATACGAGTGCGCTTGCGCGCGGACATCTGGCAGTGGTGCACCAGCGCCCCCGTGTGGCTGAGGCGGGAAGTACCGGCCTTGGGGACGAGCTGTGGTTTGCTGGTTTAGAGCGCGCATTCTTGCGGGTGATGGGGGCGGGGATGCCAGGGAGCCTGATGGGGCCCCAGGGCAGTGAGCTGTCCAGGGTCAGAAGTGGCTGTGCTGGAGGTCCCGTGTCTACCACtgcatacagcaggtgctcaggggaGTGGATAAAGGCATGAGCCAGGGGTTTGTGCAAGAGGGTTGGAGGTGGGGATGGACTGattctcccctctcctgccatGGCCCATCCCCACAAAGGGCCTGAGTCCATGGACAGTGGAGATGTCCCAGAAGCCCTCACCCCGCCCCAGCTGCCGACGGgcaggacagagggacagagcgGGCTCAGGCCGACGGTGCGCACAGACAGCCCCCTGCCCTCCGCAGGCCTCCTGGGATGAGCAAGCTTCCGGGCAGGGCACCCTGTCCACCTGCCTTCCCTATCAGGGAGCTCAGGCAGAAGAGAGGTAGGGACAGGGTGGGCCTGGCCACGGCGCTGCCCTGGGAGCATGCTGGGCACAGAGACCAGCtcaggggctgaggctggggagggggtccGGGCCCGGCTCACAGCCCACGGGCAGAGTGGCAGCCTCGCTGGGCGGGATGTGATGGGTCGCGTAGCGCGTCTGTCTGAAGGAGCCAATCCGCAGCTGCTCAGGGGTCTCGCCCGGCCACCACAGGCTGGAGCTGGacggggagaagagggagaggcacCACGTCCCTGTTGCTGTGCCCCTGGGCAGCCGGacgcctgcctcctccaggaagccgccTTGACTATCCTGGCATCAAAGCCAGGCGGAGAAGGGCAGGGCCAAAGACAGACACCCCGGAACCTGCCCCGAGCGAATCCCATGGCCCAGCACCCGAGCCGCAGTGTGgacagagggtgggagaggggcccATGGTGGGGGGTGTTACCACTCACAAGCGCACGGTGGAGGCAGccaggaaggccagcagcaggaggccGGCCAGGGTGCAAAGAATGGAGGTGATGACGATCATGCCACCGCTGCGCCGTCCCGGCCACGTGTCGATGGTGCCCGGGGCCTGCCCTACACACAGGGGCTGCTCGCAGGCCGCCggtcccctgcctccctcagccCCGTGTCCgcacagcccagggctcccagccccctACTCCCACCTCTGCATCCTGGCGCAGGGGGAGGGCCCAAGGGAGCACCCGACCCCCAGGGGCTACCTTGGCGCAGAGTGATGGGGTCCGACCACCTGGTCTCAGCCACCAGGGAGCCACCGGCGTCCATCAAGAGGAACTTCACTCTGGGGACAGGGATGCAGTGGGGGACGAGGGGTGAGACTCAGGGCAGCCGGGcccagaggtggaggtggggctgtggcCAGGGGTGAGCGGGAGCCACGGACCCGGCTGCTGGCACCGAGGGGAGCTGGCTCTGGTGGCCGCTGGGGGCGGGGGTTAGGCTGGAGGCTACACCACTGGCAGGGTAGGTGAGAGGGCAGTAGGAGGCGGTGGCCAGGCGCTGTCCTGCTCCCCCCACGCTGGGGGCCAGCTCCAATCTGCAGACACCTGCCTCGCCCCCACTTGCCGCCGCTGCCCCACACCAAGGGTgccaggctgctttcccaggctgggtTCAGCGCCAAGTTTAGCTTCTTGTTGGGATCCAGCCTGAAGCCACTTGGCTGAGCCGGTTCCCACCTCTGTCCCTCGGACCTCCTGCCCCTGcagtggaggggtggggagcaggggtgaggaaaccatggcgggggggg harbors:
- the LOC100355286 gene encoding uroplakin-3b isoform X2, which codes for MTAWDLEGKVTATTFSLEQPRCVFDRHAGVAGTVWLVVALSNASRDFRNPQTQAEIPASPQLHTHGHYMTLPLSLAQLPCEDPPGGGGPVALLRVGNDFGCRQRLYCNAPLPGPGPYRVKFLLMDAGGSLVAETRWSDPITLRQGQAPGTIDTWPGRRSGGMIVITSILCTLAGLLLLAFLAASTVRFSSLWWPGETPEQLRIGSFRQTRYATHHIPPSEAATLPVGCEPGPDPLPSLSP